A stretch of DNA from Fimbriimonadaceae bacterium:
CCGCTGCAATCGAGCCCAATCGGACGATCCAGTACCTCAAACCTTTTCCACCTTCGATGATCCCAACAAGCCCCCCGGTCGGAAGAGCAGAACGACGATGAGGATGACGAAGGCGACCGCGTCGCGATGCGAGCTGTATCCCATCCAGACCACCGTGGTTTCGGCGATCCCCATCAGCAACCCGCCCAGCACCGCGCCCGGGATGTTGCCGATGCCGCCAAGCACCGCGGCGACGAACGCCTTCACGCCGGGCTGGAAGCCGTAAAAAGTGGTCAGCGGGGTCCCGATGAAGGTTGCGTTCATCATCGCGCCCGCGCCCGCCAGCATCGAGCCGATCAGGAACGTGAAGGTGATCGTCTGGCCCACGTTGATGCCCATCAGCGAGGCGGAGTCGAAATCGTGCGCGACCGCACGCATAGCGCGGCCCGCAGGGGTGCCCATGACCAGGAGCGTCAGCAGGACCATGAGGGCGACCGTCGTTCCCAGCATGAGGAACTGCCCCTTCGGTATCCGGATGCGCACGCCGCTGTTGTCGAGCAGGCGCTGAGCGTTTTGGGCTTCGCGGTCGGTCGTGTTGCGCTGGTCGCGAAGCGGCTTGAGCTCGGGGGGTTCGGGATCGCCGGGCTTGAGGGTCTGATGCACCGCCTCGTACGCGTCGTTCGCGACCTTGGCCGCCGCCGTCTTCTGCTCCCAGTCGGCCTTGAGCTTGGCGTCGGGAGGCGTGAGGTTGATCTCGGCAGCGCCCCGCAGCGACTCGGGCATCACCTTCTCGTTGATGCTCGGAGGAGGGCTGTTGGGAAGGAAGAGCGCCCCGCCGTACTGGAGAAAGAGCGACACGCCGATCGCGGTGATGAGGACCGAGATGCGTGGCTGGTTGCGCATCGGCCGATACGCCAGACGCTCGATGATTACGCCGATGGTGCCGCAGACGAACATCGAGATCAGCAGCATCGCGCCGAGTTTGAGAAGGCTGGCCTCCGGCATCTCCGCCCCGCCCTTGAATCCGAAGATCCAGGACGTGAAGAGGGCCGTGTAGGCGCCGAGCATGAACACTTCGCCGTGGGCGAAGTTGATCAGGCGCAGCACGCCGTACACCATGGTGTAGCCCAGCGCGATCAGCGCGTAAATGGCGCCCAAAAGGACGCCATTCACAAGTTGCTGCGGCAGGGTTGAGAAATCCAACCCTGCCATGAGGTGGCCGAAGTCCATACGCTACTTCAGCTCGTCGGGCTCGTACGCCTTCTCGAAGACTTGGCCCTCTTTCGTGAGCTTGACGACGAGCGCGCGCTTGGGCGGGTCACCGTGGTTCCCCTTGAGCGTGATCTTGCCGGACACACCGGCGAAGTCCACCGTGTTGTCCAGGGCTTCGGCCAATCCAGCGGACGTCGCTTCGGGGGCCCGCTTCAGGGCG
This window harbors:
- a CDS encoding branched-chain amino acid ABC transporter permease, which codes for MDFGHLMAGLDFSTLPQQLVNGVLLGAIYALIALGYTMVYGVLRLINFAHGEVFMLGAYTALFTSWIFGFKGGAEMPEASLLKLGAMLLISMFVCGTIGVIIERLAYRPMRNQPRISVLITAIGVSLFLQYGGALFLPNSPPPSINEKVMPESLRGAAEINLTPPDAKLKADWEQKTAAAKVANDAYEAVHQTLKPGDPEPPELKPLRDQRNTTDREAQNAQRLLDNSGVRIRIPKGQFLMLGTTVALMVLLTLLVMGTPAGRAMRAVAHDFDSASLMGINVGQTITFTFLIGSMLAGAGAMMNATFIGTPLTTFYGFQPGVKAFVAAVLGGIGNIPGAVLGGLLMGIAETTVVWMGYSSHRDAVAFVILIVVLLFRPGGLLGSSKVEKV